In Bacillus sp. KH172YL63, one genomic interval encodes:
- the rplS gene encoding 50S ribosomal protein L19 — MHKLIEDITKEQLRSDLPSFRPGDTVRVHVNIVEGTRERIQVYEGVVIKRRGGGISETFTVRKISYGVGVERTFPVHTPKIAKLEVIRRGKVRRAKLYYLRNLRGKAARIKEIR; from the coding sequence ATGCACAAATTAATCGAAGATATTACGAAAGAACAACTTCGCTCTGATCTACCATCTTTCCGTCCTGGTGATACAGTACGTGTACACGTTAACATCGTTGAGGGTACTCGTGAACGTATTCAGGTATACGAAGGAGTAGTAATCAAACGCCGCGGTGGCGGTATCAGCGAAACATTCACAGTTCGTAAAATTTCTTACGGTGTTGGTGTTGAGCGTACTTTCCCAGTACACACACCAAAAATCGCTAAATTAGAAGTTATTCGTCGCGGTAAAGTACGTCGTGCGAAACTTTATTACCTACGTAACCTACGTGGTAAAGCGGCTCGTATTAAAGAAATTCGATAA
- the sucD gene encoding succinate--CoA ligase subunit alpha, giving the protein MSVFINKDTKVVVQGITGSTALFHTKQMLEYGTQIVAGVTPGKGGTEVEGVPVFNTVEEAKKATGVNASVIYVPAPFAADAIMEAVDAELDLAICITEHIPVLDMVKVKRYMEGKKTRLVGPNCPGVITPEECKIGIMPGYIHTKGHVGVVSRSGTLTYEAVHQLSQAGIGQSTAVGIGGDPVNGTDFIDVLKAFNEDEDTYAVIMIGEIGGTAEEEAAEWIKANMTKPVVGFIGGRTAPPGKRMGHAGAIISGGKGTADEKIRVMNECGIQVAPTPSDMGETLIKVLKEEGILDKCKTH; this is encoded by the coding sequence ATGAGCGTATTTATTAATAAAGATACCAAAGTTGTTGTACAGGGAATTACAGGATCAACTGCTCTTTTCCACACAAAGCAAATGCTTGAATACGGTACACAGATCGTGGCTGGTGTGACACCTGGTAAAGGCGGGACTGAGGTTGAAGGCGTACCTGTCTTCAATACAGTTGAAGAAGCGAAGAAAGCAACAGGCGTAAATGCTTCAGTCATTTATGTTCCTGCACCATTTGCCGCAGATGCCATTATGGAGGCAGTAGATGCAGAACTTGATCTTGCTATCTGTATCACTGAGCATATCCCGGTATTGGATATGGTGAAGGTTAAACGTTATATGGAAGGAAAGAAAACACGCCTTGTGGGACCGAACTGCCCAGGTGTTATCACACCTGAAGAGTGCAAGATTGGAATCATGCCTGGTTACATCCATACTAAAGGGCATGTGGGCGTAGTTTCACGATCTGGAACGCTGACGTATGAAGCTGTTCACCAACTTTCCCAAGCAGGAATCGGACAATCAACAGCAGTCGGTATCGGGGGAGATCCGGTAAATGGTACGGATTTCATCGATGTGTTGAAAGCATTCAATGAAGATGAAGACACATATGCGGTCATCATGATCGGTGAAATCGGCGGTACGGCTGAAGAAGAAGCTGCTGAGTGGATCAAAGCCAATATGACGAAGCCGGTAGTAGGCTTCATCGGCGGACGTACTGCACCTCCCGGAAAACGCATGGGACATGCAGGTGCGATCATCTCCGGTGGTAAAGGAACTGCAGATGAGAAGATCCGCGTCATGAACGAGTGTGGCATTCAAGTTGCGCCTACACCTTCAGACATGGGTGAAACGTTAATCAAGGTACTGAAAGAAGAAGGTATCCTGGATAAATGTAAAACACATTAA
- the rimM gene encoding ribosome maturation factor RimM (Essential for efficient processing of 16S rRNA), which produces MEKWFNVGKIVNTHGVKGEVKIVSTTDFPEERYQKGNTLYLFQGQVKEPLGLVIKSHRKHKNFDLLTFEGYENINDVEKFKEGILKVQEDQLQELDEGEYYLHEIVGCKVVTTAGDALGVVKEVLSPGANDVWVVKGERGKEHLIPYIEDVVKTVDIDNQIITIEPMEGLLS; this is translated from the coding sequence ATGGAAAAGTGGTTTAACGTAGGGAAGATTGTCAATACGCATGGGGTAAAGGGCGAAGTGAAGATTGTTTCGACAACCGATTTTCCCGAAGAACGCTATCAAAAAGGGAACACATTGTATTTATTCCAAGGTCAGGTGAAAGAACCTTTGGGTCTGGTAATCAAATCTCACCGGAAACATAAAAACTTTGATTTGTTGACATTCGAAGGATATGAAAATATCAACGATGTGGAGAAATTCAAAGAAGGAATCCTGAAGGTGCAGGAAGATCAATTGCAGGAACTTGACGAAGGTGAGTACTATCTGCATGAAATTGTAGGCTGTAAGGTCGTGACCACTGCCGGGGATGCTCTCGGGGTCGTCAAAGAAGTGTTGAGCCCAGGAGCAAACGATGTGTGGGTGGTCAAGGGAGAAAGAGGGAAAGAACATTTGATTCCTTACATAGAGGATGTTGTGAAGACTGTCGATATTGACAACCAAATCATCACGATCGAGCCGATGGAAGGTTTGTTATCATGA
- a CDS encoding YlqD family protein, with amino-acid sequence MNVIHTITVKQVLTVKSKDLLMQRYENQKKQLAQECDQLQFEMKKIERGKKYPSHKLKKHFDKELNDRAEKIKLLDFQIEQLMILPIGSELKEREVQGMLDIQVGDNWDEAALSKTIVVEDGKVKEIR; translated from the coding sequence TTGAATGTCATACATACAATTACGGTTAAACAGGTACTGACAGTAAAGAGCAAGGATTTGTTGATGCAGCGATATGAAAATCAAAAGAAACAACTGGCGCAAGAATGCGATCAGTTGCAGTTCGAGATGAAAAAGATCGAGAGAGGGAAGAAATATCCCTCACATAAGCTGAAAAAGCATTTTGATAAGGAATTGAATGACAGGGCTGAAAAAATCAAGCTTCTGGACTTTCAAATCGAACAGCTTATGATCTTACCGATTGGCAGTGAGCTGAAGGAAAGGGAAGTGCAAGGTATGCTCGATATCCAAGTTGGTGACAATTGGGATGAGGCAGCCCTTTCGAAGACGATTGTAGTCGAGGACGGCAAAGTGAAAGAAATTCGTTGA
- the sucC gene encoding ADP-forming succinate--CoA ligase subunit beta produces the protein MNIHEYQGKEILRNYGVSVPNGKVAFTAEEAVEAAKTLDSSVYVVKAQIHAGGRGKAGGVKIAKSLDEVRTYAEELIGKTLVTHQTGPEGKEVKRLLIEEGCDIKKEYYVGLVLDRATSQVVLMASEEGGTEIEEVAEQTPEKIFKEYIDPVVGLTGFQARRIAFNINIPQQLVGKAAKFMMGLYNVYIQKDASIVEINPLVVTGDGDVMALDAKFNFDSNALYRQKDVLALRDLEEEDAKEIEASKYDLSYISLDGNIGCMVNGAGLAMATMDIVKHYGGDPANFLDVGGGATAEKVTEAFKIILSDENVKGIFVNIFGGIMKCDVIATGVVEAAKQIGLQVPLVVRLEGTNVDLGKDILNKSGLNIIAAESMADGAQKIVEQVG, from the coding sequence ATGAATATCCATGAATATCAAGGTAAAGAAATCCTCAGAAATTACGGGGTGTCCGTACCAAATGGTAAAGTGGCTTTTACAGCTGAAGAAGCGGTTGAAGCGGCGAAGACGTTAGATTCTAGCGTATATGTAGTAAAAGCTCAAATCCATGCAGGTGGTCGAGGAAAAGCAGGCGGGGTTAAGATCGCCAAGAGCCTTGACGAGGTGCGTACATATGCAGAAGAGTTAATAGGAAAAACGTTAGTGACTCACCAAACAGGCCCTGAAGGTAAGGAAGTAAAGCGCTTACTTATTGAAGAAGGCTGTGATATTAAGAAAGAATATTATGTAGGTCTAGTATTGGACCGTGCAACTTCCCAAGTCGTATTGATGGCATCGGAAGAAGGCGGGACAGAAATCGAAGAAGTGGCAGAACAGACACCAGAAAAGATCTTCAAGGAGTATATTGATCCTGTAGTCGGTTTAACGGGCTTCCAGGCACGCCGTATCGCGTTCAATATCAATATCCCTCAACAGCTGGTTGGAAAAGCCGCCAAATTCATGATGGGCCTTTATAATGTGTATATTCAAAAGGATGCATCCATTGTAGAGATCAATCCTCTTGTTGTAACAGGAGACGGGGATGTGATGGCACTGGATGCGAAATTCAATTTTGATTCCAATGCATTATATCGTCAAAAAGACGTGCTTGCACTGCGTGATCTTGAAGAAGAGGATGCGAAAGAAATCGAAGCATCCAAATATGACCTTAGCTACATTTCCCTTGATGGAAATATCGGCTGCATGGTCAACGGTGCAGGACTTGCCATGGCAACGATGGATATCGTGAAACATTATGGCGGAGATCCCGCTAACTTCCTTGACGTTGGGGGCGGTGCCACAGCCGAGAAGGTAACCGAAGCATTCAAAATCATCCTTTCTGATGAAAACGTCAAAGGTATTTTCGTCAATATCTTCGGTGGAATCATGAAGTGTGATGTTATCGCAACAGGTGTTGTAGAAGCAGCGAAGCAAATCGGTCTTCAAGTACCGCTGGTTGTCAGACTCGAAGGTACGAATGTTGACTTGGGTAAAGATATCCTTAATAAATCAGGATTGAATATCATTGCAGCTGAATCTATGGCAGACGGCGCACAAAAAATCGTTGAGCAAGTAGGCTAA
- the trmD gene encoding tRNA (guanosine(37)-N1)-methyltransferase TrmD, whose translation MRIDVLSLFPAMFEGVFGESIMKKAKEKEAVTFNVINFRDYADNKHNKVDDYPYGGGAGMVLKPQPIFDAVDAVKKEQQSKPRVILMCPQGERFTQKKAEELAEEDHLVFICGHYEGYDERIREHVVTDEISIGDYVLTGGELGSMVVIDSVVRLLPGVLGNEDSPVLDSFSSGLLEHPHYTRPADFRGMKVPDELISGNHRVIDEWREKESLRRTFERRPDLLESRELSDKQKQWIEEWRKSE comes from the coding sequence ATGAGGATTGATGTCCTTTCACTATTCCCTGCCATGTTCGAGGGGGTCTTCGGTGAATCGATCATGAAGAAGGCGAAGGAAAAGGAAGCTGTCACCTTCAATGTGATCAACTTCAGGGATTACGCCGACAACAAGCACAATAAGGTCGATGATTATCCATACGGCGGAGGAGCCGGGATGGTATTGAAGCCCCAGCCGATCTTTGATGCAGTGGACGCGGTGAAAAAGGAACAGCAGTCCAAACCGAGAGTCATCCTGATGTGCCCCCAAGGTGAGCGCTTTACGCAGAAAAAGGCAGAAGAGCTTGCAGAAGAAGATCATCTTGTATTCATTTGCGGACACTATGAAGGATATGACGAACGAATCAGAGAGCATGTCGTGACCGATGAAATCTCCATTGGGGATTATGTCCTGACTGGAGGAGAACTGGGATCGATGGTGGTCATTGACAGTGTTGTCAGGCTGCTGCCCGGCGTACTTGGGAACGAGGATTCCCCTGTACTCGATTCCTTCTCGTCAGGCCTCCTCGAGCACCCCCATTATACCCGCCCTGCAGATTTCAGAGGGATGAAGGTGCCTGATGAGCTGATATCGGGGAATCACCGCGTGATCGACGAGTGGAGGGAGAAGGAGAGCCTGAGGCGGACATTCGAGCGCAGGCCGGATTTGCTGGAATCCCGTGAACTTTCCGATAAACAAAAGCAATGGATTGAGGAATGGAGAAAGTCTGAATAA
- the rpsP gene encoding 30S ribosomal protein S16 has translation MAVKIRLKRMGAKKSPFYRIVVADSRSPRDGRQIETVGTYNPVAKPAEVKIDEELALKWLSNGAKPSDTVRNLFSKQGIMEKFHNAKNSK, from the coding sequence ATGGCAGTAAAAATCAGATTAAAACGTATGGGAGCAAAAAAATCTCCTTTCTATCGTATCGTAGTAGCAGATTCTCGTTCACCACGTGATGGACGTCAAATCGAAACAGTTGGAACTTACAACCCTGTTGCTAAACCAGCTGAAGTGAAAATCGATGAAGAGCTTGCTCTTAAATGGCTATCAAATGGTGCGAAACCATCTGACACAGTTCGTAACTTATTCTCAAAACAAGGCATTATGGAAAAATTCCACAATGCTAAAAACAGCAAGTAA
- a CDS encoding ribonuclease HII, producing the protein MTNVQRTIKEISEIIRTVPDTDPIFDELKKDGRKGVQKLLDQAERARKKREEEHEAFKALTTYENELRNQGFSLIAGIDEVGRGPLAGPVVTAAVILPEDFYLPGLNDSKKISEAKREEYAAHIRAHAISIGLAIVDADVIDSINIYEATKKAMNSAVNNLTISPEYLLIDAMKLETPYPSQSIIKGDSKSISIAAASIIAKVARDRMMKEYATKYPGYGFENNAGYGTKEHLNGLAQYGITPLHRKSFAPVKELL; encoded by the coding sequence TTGACGAACGTACAAAGAACAATTAAGGAAATCAGTGAAATCATCCGAACAGTCCCGGATACTGATCCTATTTTCGATGAATTAAAGAAGGATGGCAGGAAAGGTGTGCAGAAACTTCTTGATCAGGCCGAACGTGCAAGAAAGAAGCGAGAAGAGGAACATGAAGCATTCAAGGCGCTTACTACATATGAAAATGAACTTCGCAATCAAGGCTTCAGCCTGATTGCAGGGATAGACGAGGTAGGCAGGGGACCGCTCGCAGGTCCCGTCGTGACGGCAGCGGTCATCCTTCCGGAAGATTTCTATTTGCCGGGCTTGAATGACAGTAAAAAGATAAGCGAAGCGAAAAGGGAAGAATATGCTGCCCATATCCGGGCACATGCCATTTCAATCGGGTTGGCGATTGTGGATGCAGATGTGATAGATTCAATCAATATTTATGAAGCAACGAAAAAAGCGATGAACAGTGCCGTCAATAACCTCACCATCTCTCCGGAGTATTTATTGATCGATGCCATGAAGCTCGAAACGCCTTATCCGAGCCAGTCCATTATCAAAGGTGATTCAAAAAGCATTTCCATCGCTGCCGCTTCGATCATCGCCAAGGTGGCGAGGGACAGGATGATGAAGGAGTACGCAACGAAGTATCCCGGTTATGGATTCGAGAATAATGCCGGATATGGAACAAAAGAGCATTTAAACGGCCTTGCCCAGTATGGCATTACACCGCTGCACAGGAAAAGTTTCGCGCCGGTCAAGGAACTGCTGTAA
- the ylqF gene encoding ribosome biogenesis GTPase YlqF, translating into MTIQWFPGHMAKARRQVTEKLKLVDIVIELVDARIPLSSRNPMIEEIIGQKPRLVLLNKADMADKNRTNQWIAYFKEQGITALAVNAQAGKGLQVIVQAAKEILKEKFDRMKSRGMRPRAIRAMIVGIPNVGKSTLINRLAKKNIAKTGNTPGVTKAQQWIKVGKELELLDTPGILWPKFEDPKVGYKLALTGAIKDTILNLQDIAVYGLRFLEEHYPERLEERYGLETIPEEVVDCFNHIGKKRGCLMAGGEVNYDKTSEIIVRDIRNVELGPMTFDFIGESEQDEE; encoded by the coding sequence ATGACGATACAATGGTTTCCAGGGCATATGGCTAAAGCGCGCAGGCAGGTTACTGAGAAATTAAAGCTTGTCGACATTGTCATTGAATTAGTAGATGCGAGAATCCCGTTATCTTCCCGGAATCCGATGATCGAAGAAATCATCGGCCAGAAGCCCCGTCTCGTATTGTTGAATAAAGCAGATATGGCGGATAAGAACCGTACGAACCAATGGATCGCCTACTTTAAAGAACAGGGCATCACGGCACTTGCCGTCAATGCACAGGCCGGGAAAGGACTGCAAGTCATTGTCCAGGCCGCGAAAGAGATCCTGAAGGAAAAGTTCGACCGGATGAAGTCCCGTGGGATGAGGCCCCGTGCTATCAGGGCAATGATTGTCGGGATCCCGAATGTGGGAAAATCCACGCTGATCAATCGCCTGGCCAAGAAAAACATCGCGAAAACCGGGAACACGCCCGGCGTAACGAAGGCGCAGCAGTGGATCAAAGTCGGAAAAGAACTGGAATTACTTGATACACCAGGAATACTGTGGCCGAAATTCGAAGATCCCAAGGTCGGTTATAAGCTGGCACTGACCGGGGCAATCAAAGATACCATCCTGAATTTGCAGGATATTGCTGTTTACGGATTAAGATTCCTCGAAGAGCATTATCCAGAGCGTCTTGAGGAACGTTACGGACTCGAAACGATACCGGAAGAGGTTGTAGATTGTTTCAACCACATCGGCAAGAAGAGAGGCTGCCTGATGGCGGGCGGAGAAGTAAACTATGACAAGACGTCCGAAATCATCGTCAGGGATATCCGAAATGTAGAACTGGGACCGATGACATTTGATTTCATCGGTGAATCAGAACAAGACGAAGAATAA
- a CDS encoding KH domain-containing protein, which translates to MKDLILTIVKPLVDHPDAVCVDLDEGANGITYKLAVHPEDMGKVIGKQGRVAKSIRTVVYAAAGSSQQKKIFLEIVE; encoded by the coding sequence ATGAAAGATCTTATTCTAACGATTGTGAAACCCTTAGTGGACCATCCGGACGCTGTCTGCGTCGACTTAGATGAAGGAGCGAACGGCATAACCTACAAGTTGGCCGTTCACCCGGAGGACATGGGAAAGGTCATTGGGAAGCAAGGGAGAGTAGCTAAATCGATTCGAACTGTGGTATACGCTGCAGCAGGATCTTCACAACAAAAGAAAATCTTTTTAGAGATCGTGGAATAA
- the ffh gene encoding signal recognition particle protein, which yields MAFEGLADRLQGTIQKIRGKGKISEADVKEMMREVRLALLEADVNFKVVKQFVKKVSERAVGQEVMKSLTPGQQVIKVVQEELTNLMGGEQSQIAVAKRPPTVIMMVGLQGAGKTTTTGKLANLLRKKHNRKPLLVAADVYRPAAIKQLETIGKQLSLPVFSMGDQVSPVEIAKKAIEQAKEEHHDYVLIDTAGRLHIDENLMGELKEIKELSNPDEIFLVVDAMTGQDAVNVAQSFNEALGISGVVLTKLDGDTRGGAALSIRSVTEKPIKFVGMGEKMDALEAFHPERMASRILGMGDVLSLIEKAQANVDEDKAKELEKKMRTMSFTFDDFLEQLGQVRQMGPLDELLKMMPGANKMKGLDKVKVDDKQISHVEAIIQSMTKDEKTHPETINASRRKRIAKGSGTSIQEVNRLLKQFEDMKKMMKQMSGMQGKGKKKGMKFPFM from the coding sequence ATGGCATTTGAAGGATTAGCCGACCGACTGCAAGGCACAATACAAAAAATCCGTGGTAAAGGGAAAATCTCAGAAGCGGATGTTAAAGAAATGATGCGTGAAGTTCGTCTTGCTCTTTTGGAGGCAGACGTTAATTTTAAAGTGGTCAAGCAATTTGTCAAGAAAGTAAGCGAGCGTGCAGTAGGGCAGGAAGTCATGAAGAGCCTTACGCCAGGACAACAGGTCATTAAAGTTGTTCAAGAAGAGCTTACCAACTTGATGGGCGGTGAACAGAGCCAGATTGCGGTCGCCAAACGTCCTCCGACTGTCATCATGATGGTTGGTTTACAGGGGGCCGGTAAAACGACGACCACTGGTAAGCTTGCGAACCTGCTTCGCAAAAAACATAACCGTAAACCATTGTTAGTCGCTGCCGATGTGTATCGCCCGGCTGCCATCAAGCAGCTGGAAACGATCGGGAAGCAATTGAGCCTTCCTGTATTCTCCATGGGAGATCAGGTAAGTCCGGTTGAAATTGCGAAAAAAGCGATCGAACAGGCAAAAGAAGAACATCACGATTATGTCCTGATTGATACGGCAGGCCGACTTCATATCGATGAAAATCTGATGGGTGAGTTGAAAGAAATAAAAGAACTCTCAAATCCTGATGAAATTTTCCTCGTTGTCGATGCCATGACCGGTCAAGATGCCGTGAACGTCGCACAGAGCTTCAATGAAGCACTCGGCATTTCCGGCGTCGTTTTGACCAAGCTTGATGGAGATACCCGTGGAGGAGCCGCTCTTTCCATCCGTTCAGTCACCGAAAAACCGATTAAATTCGTCGGTATGGGTGAGAAAATGGATGCGCTTGAAGCCTTCCATCCTGAACGCATGGCTTCAAGGATTCTCGGCATGGGAGACGTGTTGTCCCTGATCGAGAAGGCGCAGGCCAATGTGGATGAAGATAAGGCCAAAGAGCTTGAAAAAAAGATGCGCACCATGTCTTTCACATTTGATGATTTCCTGGAGCAACTCGGCCAGGTGAGGCAGATGGGTCCGCTTGATGAATTGCTGAAGATGATGCCTGGCGCCAACAAGATGAAAGGTCTCGATAAAGTCAAAGTCGATGACAAACAGATCAGTCACGTTGAGGCCATCATCCAATCAATGACAAAGGATGAGAAAACACATCCTGAAACCATCAATGCCTCACGCAGAAAGCGGATTGCCAAAGGAAGCGGAACGTCGATCCAAGAGGTGAACCGTCTTCTTAAACAATTCGAGGACATGAAAAAAATGATGAAACAGATGAGTGGCATGCAAGGAAAAGGAAAGAAAAAAGGGATGAAATTCCCATTTATGTAA
- the lepB gene encoding signal peptidase I: protein MAKEKNEWWEWMKALLIAVGLAAIIRFFLFAPIVVDGLSMMPTLHNGDRMIVSKLGAPERFDIVVFHAPEKKDYIKRVIGLPGDKVAYKNDTLYINGKAYPEPYLNEYKDQLSDGVLTEDFTLTDLTGEETVPEGEIFVMGDNRRFSKDSRHIGTVRIDEVIGDTKVIYWPVKDIGFVK from the coding sequence GTGGCAAAAGAAAAAAATGAGTGGTGGGAGTGGATGAAAGCACTGTTGATTGCAGTCGGTTTAGCTGCCATCATCAGATTCTTTTTATTTGCACCGATCGTAGTGGATGGTTTATCAATGATGCCAACGTTACATAATGGGGACCGGATGATTGTAAGTAAGCTCGGTGCTCCTGAACGATTTGATATCGTCGTGTTCCACGCTCCTGAAAAAAAGGACTATATCAAACGGGTCATCGGTTTGCCGGGAGATAAAGTAGCGTACAAAAATGATACATTATATATCAATGGTAAGGCTTATCCTGAGCCTTATCTGAATGAGTACAAAGATCAATTGAGTGACGGGGTGCTGACGGAAGATTTTACATTGACAGACCTCACTGGAGAAGAGACGGTTCCTGAAGGTGAGATTTTTGTGATGGGCGATAATAGACGTTTCAGCAAGGACAGCCGTCACATCGGTACCGTCCGGATTGATGAGGTCATCGGAGATACGAAAGTGATATATTGGCCTGTTAAAGATATAGGCTTTGTGAAATAA
- a CDS encoding EscU/YscU/HrcU family type III secretion system export apparatus switch protein produces the protein MERKEAVALGYDEQNGSAPKVLARGKGIIAENILSKAKEHHVPVQEDKSLLSLLGKLDVGESIPEELYGAVAEVFAFVYRLDREHAKKSSG, from the coding sequence ATGGAGCGTAAAGAAGCAGTTGCTTTAGGGTATGATGAACAAAATGGATCAGCACCTAAGGTCCTTGCAAGGGGAAAGGGGATCATTGCAGAGAACATCCTTTCAAAGGCAAAAGAGCATCATGTACCTGTGCAGGAAGATAAAAGCTTATTATCCCTTCTTGGGAAATTGGATGTGGGGGAATCGATCCCTGAAGAGCTTTACGGGGCTGTAGCAGAAGTATTTGCATTCGTCTACAGACTGGACAGGGAGCACGCCAAAAAAAGTTCAGGATAA
- the ftsY gene encoding signal recognition particle-docking protein FtsY translates to MSFFKKLKDKFTQSSDNVTEKFKDGLSKTRDNFTTKVNDLVARYRKVDEEFFEELEEILIGADVGFDTVMELIDELKLEVQRRNIQDTEAVQSVISEKLVDIYQGDRDEDNSLNIQEDQLTVLLFVGVNGVGKTTTIGKMAHMFKEEGKNVVLAAGDTFRAGAIEQLEVWGERVGVPVIKQAAGSDPAAVMFDAVQSAKAKKADILICDTAGRLQNKVNLMKELEKVKRVIEREIPGAPHEVLLVLDATTGQNAMVQAKTFKEATDVSGIVLTKLDGTAKGGIVLAIRNELEIPVKYVGLGEKMDDLQPFDAEKYVYGLFSNLVDKEEE, encoded by the coding sequence GTGAGTTTTTTTAAAAAGCTGAAAGATAAATTTACGCAATCAAGTGACAATGTGACGGAAAAGTTCAAAGATGGCCTGAGCAAAACGAGGGATAATTTCACTACAAAGGTGAATGATCTTGTAGCCAGATACCGTAAAGTGGACGAAGAATTCTTTGAGGAGCTGGAAGAAATCCTCATCGGTGCAGACGTCGGCTTTGATACCGTCATGGAATTGATCGATGAGCTGAAGCTTGAAGTGCAAAGAAGAAATATCCAGGATACAGAAGCAGTGCAGTCTGTCATCTCGGAAAAACTTGTTGACATCTATCAGGGTGACCGAGATGAAGACAACAGCCTGAACATCCAGGAAGATCAATTAACCGTCTTATTATTTGTCGGTGTGAACGGCGTCGGTAAGACGACGACCATCGGGAAGATGGCCCATATGTTCAAGGAAGAAGGAAAGAATGTCGTGCTTGCTGCAGGGGATACGTTCCGTGCAGGGGCGATTGAACAGCTTGAAGTCTGGGGCGAGCGGGTAGGCGTGCCGGTGATCAAACAGGCAGCCGGAAGCGATCCTGCGGCAGTCATGTTTGATGCGGTTCAATCTGCAAAGGCGAAAAAGGCTGATATCCTCATCTGTGATACTGCCGGCAGACTGCAAAATAAAGTGAACCTGATGAAAGAATTGGAAAAAGTCAAGCGGGTCATTGAAAGGGAAATTCCGGGAGCACCACATGAAGTGCTGCTCGTGCTTGATGCCACGACCGGTCAAAATGCGATGGTCCAGGCGAAAACATTCAAAGAAGCAACGGATGTTTCAGGGATCGTCCTGACGAAGCTTGACGGTACGGCCAAAGGCGGAATTGTCCTCGCAATCAGAAATGAGCTTGAAATCCCGGTTAAATATGTTGGCTTGGGTGAAAAGATGGACGATCTTCAGCCGTTTGATGCAGAAAAATATGTGTACGGCCTGTTCTCAAATCTCGTGGACAAAGAAGAAGAATAA
- a CDS encoding putative DNA-binding protein produces MNYLYDFYQSLLTPKQRSYMSLYYLDDFSLGEIAEEYNVSRQAVYDNIKRTEAMIEEYEEKLLLFKKFQERNEILDQLRQKIEEPSIDSSHCLKLIDDLEILD; encoded by the coding sequence ATGAATTATCTCTACGATTTTTATCAATCTTTGTTAACTCCCAAGCAAAGAAGCTATATGTCCCTCTATTATTTAGACGATTTCTCCCTGGGTGAAATCGCTGAAGAGTATAATGTGAGTCGCCAAGCGGTATACGACAACATTAAACGGACAGAGGCCATGATCGAGGAGTACGAAGAAAAGCTTTTATTATTTAAGAAATTTCAAGAACGCAACGAGATTCTTGATCAATTGCGACAAAAGATAGAAGAGCCGTCAATCGATTCTTCTCATTGTTTAAAACTCATTGATGATCTTGAAATATTGGATTAG